One genomic segment of Accipiter gentilis chromosome 29, bAccGen1.1, whole genome shotgun sequence includes these proteins:
- the SEC16A gene encoding protein transport protein Sec16A isoform X6 — MQQPPQTVPAGAAAPPPAGIARNMYWRNSSLSKRANATAAPVQPVTDPFAFGRQTPQGSSSDNPSKGNALVMQSSSPAVFPQPPIMHTSPSCAGDNPHGPHTSLSAPVSQTGINTSTFSNVPIPSPSPGYVINSTTEVHPNADLGLRGPAVPMHYNAGAAVENSFSVYPGMVSASNKPGGRQDVSRDPNDVPSGPNATALFPPPPQQPMSQWRPGQGNLQSPVRNFVPYPEPSSQTDVHNISQSSVSTSHPPPQTNLQQGPVHQGIPQNTMQAPLSVGSEKKNGSANSSHHMNSIQPGNMFRQNTEMTNTWLSQPYQEQFYPQPPLQDSSFVVPTAQENNPKTQSPDMSETSNRPIPTDRDSGTLSMFFKGDEAENEEILSSEKNYLVEKVEFDACQPNSASLYHQPMHPQRVATNVLSQAQVGTGSANEMVQKGMDVQYFPKIVSQQETQAAKHSMFVSDDKACIGDVSGNGGSQYENVENLECIQNQEVLPSEPQNISASSPAAGPDLYRYGSFPGQMLPKNAVVSHAEGGPNLEAPDSLPHPVRPDSVSSNYSNISHRSASSSARLQEQVGTFIQQESGKPDEESSASFFKQIDSSPLGGDSSELNLGKNYHGNLSQPPTPSPPKPTGVFQTSANSSFEPVRSHGVGIKPAEFDQAKMVVELRENQSNQKNIKKNTAVPAASPGNLEQPPDNLETIFMRQVHPLPVAVTGEAGNTLHSGSVMENIQSVSERRSSTRAQGAVKKCDSPATTLWAHNELPNFGGNVLLAPAAPAVYVPAKQTVEVIQPPEEGLSNQLPSKPGTIAVQLSQDGNISSENLENPPKMGEEEALQSQASSGYASLLSSPPTESLQNQPILIAQPNQSYNLAQPINFSISLSNQLSSNENNQPMKDSGVGDKPAMGPQTSHAGGIISGENVPLPVMQVGSLLVNALPNTNLLKHNLLQSPVNSSDTASNQPANLLMKTPLNLAPEGQKNVNTEGFVPEFASKPGSNSSISPGTHLPSGSASALVAPVNSVVQANNSANHSNSKEEAAGVLDFTVSRTLEKSSASSSVQLHNQSLSGGPVYPQQSAGSAGQVGPEMHDKQHFYQQVTKDVQHQAVSDRAVQGPLPSQPQMQAAQMQQPASSGQSSVPSKYQIAAGTKAMQASQPHENQVLSNHPQPVGPQEASSVQLTTRYDQTSPEKQPAPGQPLGAPTSTAASTTTSQSVMPNVQQDLQRPSLPQTPQDAFGPPQNPYYYYRHPYDAYQPPYPPPYPPADPRTAAHLYYMEDSYGQYDPRYRHYDSTSTAYMEPGSYRYSEPERPSSRASHCSDRPSSRQGYTEDYYTKSGWSDYYPGYYPNSYDYGDPSRWERYSSAYDPRYRDPRSYDQRYWYDAEHNPYQKRDAYPYGNRHDRYEDNWRYDPRFTGSFDDESEPHRDPYGDEFDRRSVHSEHSGHSLRSSRSVHSHQSSFSSRSQQSQLYRSNHDLTANTYETTAQAVSLHTDYPYGGYAANFDGQQPFTDYGYATETGWSAVEQAPLRPSTPEKFSVPHICARFGPGGFLIKVLPNLPSEGQPALVEIHSMETMLQHSPEQEEMRAFPGPLAKDDTHKVDVINFAQNKATQCFKNENLIDKESASLLWDFIVLLCRQNGTVVGTDLAELLLRDHKTVWLPGKSPNEANLIDFTNEALEQVEEESGEAQLSFLTDSLITTIDSLEKETERFRELLLYGRKKDALESAMKHGLWGHALLLASKMDSRTHARVMTRFANSLPINDPLQTVYQLMSGRMPAASTCCGDEKWGDWRPHLAMVLSNLTNNVDLESRTIATMGDTLASKGLLDAAHFCYLMAQVGFGVYTRKTTKLVLIGSNHSLPFFKFATNEAIQRTEAYEYAQSLGTQPGCLPNFQVFKFIYACRLAEMGLAAQAFHYCEVISRTVLKDPHYYSPVLIGQLIQMSSQLRLFDPQIKEKPEQESFIEPSWLVTLRHVDGQIKEGAIAYNTDRSTPPPYACSTPSSELDHASQCDGAGVGRDMGPGAENALLASLLPSMAQQMQSVQLMPSVPQAVLDGSAAMIPPGDQEAVRSVPFYSVASQPIGPGPGFAPPGFSNPYGTEPSPLYLGSAVPPGGPPQEMEPRSEEQANLETGMQRIAPESPSQNSFPEQREEDFYGRMASMNDSS, encoded by the exons ATGCAGCAGCCTCCCCAGACTGTTCCAGCAGGAGCGGCAGCTCCACCTCCTGCAGGCATTGCTCGGAACATGTACTGGAGAAACAGCTCGCTCAGTAAACGAGCAAATGCAACAGCTGCTCCGGTGCAGCCTGTGACAGACCCTTTTGCATTTGGCAGACAAACTCCACAGGGTTCCTCTTCAGATAATCCATCCAAGGGCAATGCATTGGTTATGCAAAGTTCTTCCCCAGCGGTGTTTCCGCAGCCACCCATTATGCATACTTCACCATCATGTGCAGGGGACAATCCTCATGGACCGCATACGTCTTTATCAGCTCCTGTATCTCAAACAGGAATAAATACCAGTACATTTTCTAATGTTCCGATTCCTTCACCGTCCCCAGGATACGTTATAAATAGTACTACAGAAGTGCATCCAAATGCGGATCTTGGACTCCGCGGGCCTGCGGTACCAATGCATTATAATGCAGGAGCAGCAGTTGAAAATTCTTTCAGTGTGTATCCTGGAATGGTGTCTGCATCAAACAAACCTGGAGGTAGACAAGATGTGAGTAGAGATCCAAATGATGTTCCTTCAGGACCCAATGCAACAGCActcttccctccacctccccagcAGCCTATGTCTCAGTGGAGGCCTGGTCAAGGTAACCTACAGTCTCCAGTGCGAAATTTTGTGCCCTATCCTGAGCCGTCTTCTCAGACTGATGTTCATAACATTTCTCAGTCTTCTGTTAGCACTTCTCATCCTCCTCCACAGACAAATTTACAGCAGGGTCCTGTACACCAAGGTATTCCACAAAATACCATGCAAGCGCCTTTATCTGTtggttctgaaaagaaaaatggctCTGCAAATAGCAGTCATCACATGAACAGCATCCAGCCTGGAAACATGTTTAGGCAGAACACAGAAATGACTAACACTTGGTTAAGTCAACCATACCAGGAACAGTTTTATCCCCAGCCACCATTGCAAGACTCCAGTTTTGTCGTTCCCACAGCTCAggaaaataaccccaaaaccCAGTCTCCAGATATGTCTGAAACATCAAATAGACCTATTCCTACAGATCGAGATTCAGGCACTCTCTCCATGTTTTTCAAAGGGGATgaggcagaaaatgaagaaatactttcatctgaaaaaaattacttagttGAGAAGGTGGAGTTTGATGCTTGTCAGCCAAATTCGGCATCCTTGTATCACCAGCCAATGCATCCTCAGCGGGTTGCAACTAACGTTCTCTCTCAGGCGCAGGTTGGTACAGGTTCAGCCAATGAGATGGTACAAAAAGGAATGGATGTCCAGTACTTTCCTAAAATTGTAAGTCAGCAGGAGACACAGGCCGCTAAGCACTCTATGTTTGTTAGTGATGACAAGGCATGTATAGGTGATGTGTCTGGGAATGGTGGGTCACAGTATGAAAATGTTGAGAACCTGGAGTGCATTCAGAATCAAGAAGTGCTGCCAAGTGAACCACAGAACATCAGTGCTTCATCCCCTGCTGCTGGTCCTGATCTGTACAGATACGGATCCTTTCCAGGTCAGATGCTTCCAAAGAATGCTGTTGTGAGCCATGCTGAGGGAGGACCAAATTTGGAGGCACCTGATTCATTACCTCATCCTGTCCGACCAGATAGCGTATCTTCAAACTATAGCAACATTAGCCATAGGAGCGCTTCTAGCTCAGCAAGACTTCAAGAGCAAGTCGGTACGTTTATTCAGCAAGAAAGTGGGAAGCCTGATGAAGAATCTTCTGCTAGCTTCTTTAAACAGATTGACTCCTCTCCTTTGGGAGGTGATTCAAGTGAGCTAAACCTGGGCAAGAACTACCATGGTAATCTATCCCAGCCTCCAACTCCAAGTCCTCCTAAGCCTACAGGAGTATTTCAGACAAGTGCAAATAGTTCTTTCGAACCTGTGAGGTCCCATGGAGTTGGTATAAAACCTGCAGAGTTTGACCAAGCAAAGATGGTGGTTGAATTAAGAGAGAACCAGTCAAACCAAAAGAATATCAAGAAGAATACAGCTGTGCCGGCTGCATCTCCAGGCAATCTTGAACAGCCACCAGATAATCTGGAAACTATTTTCATGCGTCAGGTACACCCACTGCCTGTTGCAGTCACTGGTGAAGCTGGAAATACGTTGCACTCTGGATCTGTTATGGAAAACATACAATCAGTATCTGAGAGAAGGTCCTCAACAAGAGCTCAGGGAGCAGTTAAGAAGTGTGATAGCCCAGCAACAACTTTGTGGGCTCATAATGAGTTACCTAATTTTGGGGGAAATGTGCTTCtagctcctgctgctcctgcagtaTACGTACCTGCTAAACAAACTGTAGAAGTCATTCAGCCACCAGAAGAAGGCCTGTCTAATCAGCTGCCAAGTAAACCAGGGACTATTGCTGTGCAGCTTTCCCAAGATGGAAATATATCTTCTGAAAATCTTGAGAATCCTCCCAAAATGGGAGAAGAGGAAGCACTTCAGTCTCAGGCAAGTTCTGGTTATGCAAGTTTGTTGTCTTCTCCACCTACAGAGTCTTTGCAAAATCAGCCTATCCTGATTGCTCAGCCTAATCAAAGCTATAACTTGGCTCAGCCaattaatttttctatttctctatCTAATCAGCTAAGCAGCAATGAAAACAATCAGCCAATGAAGGACTCTGGGGTTGGGGACAAGCCTGCAATGGGTCCCCAAACTTCACATGCTGGTGGGATCATTTCTGGGGAAAATGTGCCATTACCTGTGATGCAAGTTGGATCTCTATTAGTTAATGCACTTCCAAATACTAATCTGTTAAAACATAATTTGTTACAAAGCCCTGTTAATTCCTCTGATACTGCTTCTAATCAGCCTGCAAACTTGCTTATGAAAACTCCACTTAATTTGGCTCCAGAAGGGCAAAAGAATGTTAATACAGAAGGTTTTGTTCCTGAATTTGCTAGCAAGCCAGGGTCTAACTCATCCATTTCTCCTGGGACGCATCTCCCCAGTGGAAGTGCAAGTGCACTAGTTGCCCCTGTTAATTCTGTAGTACAGGCTAATAATTCTGCAAATCATTCAAATAGCAAAGAAGAAGCTGCTGGAGTGCTCGACTTCACAGTATCACGGACTTTGGAGAAAAGCAGTGCAAGTAGTTCTGTACAGCTGCACAATCAGTCACTTTCTGGTGGTCCAGTATATCCTCAACAGTCAGCTGGTAGTGCTGGTCAGGTGGGTCCTGAGATGCATGACAAACAACATTTCTATCAACAGGTGACAAAAGATGTACAGCATCAGGCTGTATCAGACAGAGCTGTACAGGGACCATTGCCATCTCAACCACAAATGCAAGCAGCTCAAATGCAGCAACCAGCATCATCTGGGCAGTCCTCAGTTCCTTCAAAGTACCAGATTGCCGCAGGGACTAAAGCCATGCAGGCATCACAGCCGCATGAGAACCAGGTGCTGAGTAACCATCCTCAACCTGTGGGTCCCCAAGAGGCAAGTTCAGTGCAGCTGACAACAAGGTATGATCAGACGAGTCCTGAGAAGCAGCCAGCGCCTGGACAGCCATTGGGTGCTCCAACTTCCACAGCCGCCTCTACCACCACCAGTCAGTCAGTCATGCCAAATGTGCAACAAGACCTGCAGCGTCCATCCCTGCCTCAGACTCCTCAGGATGCCTTTGGTCCGCCCCAGAACCCTTATTACTACTATAGACATCCTTACGATGCTTATCAGCCTCCATATCCTCCACCTTATCCTCCTGCAGACCCCAGAACAGCAGCTCATCTTTATTACAtg GAGGATAGCTACGGACAGTATGACCCACGGTACAGACACTATGATAGCACCAGCACTGCTTATATGGAGCCTGGGAGCTATCGGTATTCTGAGCCTGAACGTCCTAGTTCCAGAGCTAGTCACTGCTCTGACAGGCCTTCTTCTAG GCAAGGTTATACTGAAGATTATTATACAAAAAGTGGATGGAGTGATTATTATCCAGGCTATTACCCAAACTCATATGATTATGGAG atcCAAGTCGCTGGGAGCGTTACTCATCAGCATATGACCCCAGATACAGAGATCCTAGAAGTTATGATCAGAGGTATTGGTATGATGCTGAACATAACCCTTACCAGAAGAGAGACGCGTATCCATATGGCAACAG ACATGACCGATACGAAGATAACTGGAGATACGATCCTCGTTTTACTGGAAGTTTTGATGATGAATCTGAACCCCATAGAGATCCTTATGGTGATGAATTTGATAGACGCAGTGTCCATAGTGAGCATTCTGGTCATAGTCTCCGAAGCTCCCGCAGTGTTCACAGTCACCAGAGTAGTTTCAGCTCTCGGTCTCAGCAA AGCCAGCTGTATAGAAGTAATCATGATCTAACGGCTAATACGTATGAAACTACTGCACAGGCAGTGTCGCTCCACACAGATTATCCATATGGCGGATATGCTGCTAACTTTGATGGACAACAGCCTTTTACAGATTATGGCTACGCGACTGAAACTGGATGGTCAGCTGTAGAACAAG CACCTTTAAGGCCCTCAACACCAGAGAAATTTTCAGTGCCTCATATCTGTGCTAGGTTTGGTCCTGGGGGCTTCCTAATAAAAGTGCTGCCAAACCTGCCTTCAGAAGGACAGCCAGCTCTGGTTGAAATACACAGTATGGAG ACTATGTTACAACATTCTCCAGAGCAAGAAGAGATGAGAGCATTTCCTGGTCCTCTTGCTAA gGATGACACCCATAAAGTGGATGTTATTAATTTTGCACAAAATAAAGCTACACAGTGCTTTAAGAATGAAAATTTAATTGACAAAGAATCTGCAAGTCTGCTTTGGGACTTTATTGTACTGTTATGCAGGCAGAATGGG ACTGTTGTGGGAACAGACCTGGCTGAACTTTTGCTCCGAGATCATAAAACAGTGTGGCTTCCTGGGAAGTCCCCTAATGAGGCAAATTTGATTGATTTCACTAATGAGGCTTTGGAACAAGTGGAAGAGGAGTCTGGTGAAGCCCAGCTCTCATTTCTTACTGATAGTCTTATAACCACAATTGATAGTCttgagaaagagacagagagattCAGAGAGTTGCTGCTTTATGGCCGCAAGAAG GATGCTTTGGAGTCTGCCATGAAGCATGGTTTATGGGGTCATGCTCTGCTACTTGCCAGCAAAATGGACAGCAGAACACATGCAAGAGTTATGACCAG GTTCGCCAACAGTCTCCCAATTAATGACCCTCTGCAGACTGTTTACCAGCTCATGTCTGGAAGGATGCCAGCTGCATCCACG TGCTGTGGAGATGAGAAATGGGGAGATTGGAGGCCTCATCTAGCAATGGTGTTATCGAATTTGACGAATAATGTGGACTTGGAATCCAGGACCATTGCTACCATGGGAGACACTCTTG CTTCTAAAGGCCTGCTGGATGCTGCTCATTTTTGCTACCTTATGGCCCAAGTTGGTTTTGGAGTTTACACAAGGAAGACAACAAAGCTTGTCCTAATTGGATCAAATCatag CTTGCCATTTTTTAAGTTTGCTACCAATGAAGCCATTCAAAGAACAGAAGCCTATGAATATGCACAGTCACTAGGAACTCAGCCTGGCTGCTTGCCCAATTTCCAG GTTTTCAAATTCATCTATGCTTGCCGACTAGCTGAAATGGGACTCGCTGCTCAGGCTTTCCATTATTGTGAAGTGATTTCCAGAACTGTCCTTAAAGATCCACATTACTATTCACCTGTACTTATTGGCCAACTAATCCAG ATGTCATCACAACTACGCCTGTTTGACccacagataaaagaaaaaccagaacaGGAATCTTTTATTGAACCTTCATGGTTAGTAACGCTTCGACATGTGGATGGACAGATCAAG GAGGGTGCAATAGCTTATAACACAGACAGATCCACCCCACCACCATATGCATGTAGTACACCAAGCTCTGAATTAGACCATGCTAGTCAATGTGATGGAGCAGGAGTTGGTCGTGACATGGGTCCAGGTGCTGAAAATGCATTGTTAGCATCCTTATTACCCAGTATGGCTCAACAGATGCAAAGTGTGCAGCTGATGCCTTCAG TACCTCAGGCTGTCCTTGATGGGTCAGCTGCTATGATTCCTCCTGGTGACCAGGAAGCTGTCCGAAGTGTCCCTTTCTATTCAGTGGCTTCTCAGCCTATTGGTCCAGGACCTGGCTTTGCACCTCCAGGATTTTCAAATCCGTATGGAACTGAACCATCACCACTGTATTTAGGGTCAGCAGTACCACCAGGAGGACCACCACAAGAAATGGAACCACGGTCAGAAGAGCAGGCAAACCTGGAAACAG gaaTGCAGAGAATTGCCCCGGAGTCTCCTTCACAAAATTCTTTCCCTGAACAGAGAGAGGAGGATTTCTATGGCAGAATGGCTAGCATG AATGATTCTTCATAG